The following proteins come from a genomic window of Bactrocera tryoni isolate S06 chromosome 1, CSIRO_BtryS06_freeze2, whole genome shotgun sequence:
- the LOC120782754 gene encoding larval/pupal cuticle protein H1C-like yields the protein MFKLVVLSALLAVAAAAPHVVETPVVYSAPAATVAVQEPVLAKVGSVVKSVPTAVSHQSSTVVHSSAVAVEDVVAPAVKTTYSAPVVAAAPVVAAAPVVKTVAAAPVVHQTYAAAAPVVHQTYAAAAPVVHHTYAAAAPVVHSAPLVHTTYGAAVVAAPAAVAASSPLTYTAHGLW from the exons atgttcaAGTTG GTGGTATTGTCTGCTCTCCTCGCCGTAGCTGCTGCTGCTCCCCATGTCGTCGAAACACCCGTAGTCTACTCTGCGCCCGCCGCCACCGTGGCCGTGCAGGAGCCAGTGCTCGCCAAAGTTGGCTCTGTGGTGAAGAGCGTACCAACCGCTGTCTCCCACCAGAGCTCCACCGTTGTGCACAGCTCGGCGGTCGCTGTTGAGGATGTTGTGGCCCCTGCCGTTAAGACTACCTACTCCGCACCCGTTGTTGCCGCTGCTCCAGTTGTGGCCGCCGCTCCAGTTGTGAAGACTGTGGCTGCTGCCCCAGTTGTGCACCAAACCTATGCCGCAGCTGCTCCAGTTGTGCACCAGACCTATGCCGCAGCTGCTCCAGTTGTGCACCACACCTACGCTGCTGCTGCACCAGTTGTCCACTCCGCTCCTTTGGTGCACACCACCTATGGCGCTGCTGTGGTTGCTGCCCCCGCTGCTGTTGCCGCTTCCTCTCCACTCACCTACACCGCTCACGGTTTGTggtaa